The genomic region AGACTTCCGCAGAGAAAAAGAACATCTATATGCTACAGAAAATATCTCGTTAACCACTGCGATTCTTGGAGGAGAGATAAAAGTGAAAACATTTGATGGTGAGGTGAAGTTAAATGTAAAGCCTGGAACCGAAAATGGTAGTAAAGTGAAATTGAAAGGAAAAGGTTTTCCAAAGTATAAAAAGAAGGATCAGTTTGGAGATCTTTTTATTACTTACCAGGTTGATATTCCGAAGAATTTGACCGAAGAGCAAAAGGAGCTGTTTCAGAAACTTAAAAACACGGGCTTATGAAAGAGGAAGATTTAATCCCAGCAGAGGAGATTTGTATTCGTTACCAGGTGGAAAGGCAATTTGTTACATCTCTTAAGGATAGCGGAATCATTGAGATCGTGACGGTGCAGGAAACTGAATATATACATTGCGATCATCTGGCTCAATTCGAAAAGATGCACAGGTTGCATGAAGAGCTTGAAATAAACATACAGGGACTTGAAGCGATTAGTCACCTGTTAGGAAAAGTAGAGCAATTGCAATCTGAGAATATTAGGCTTAAAAACAGGCTGGGTCTCTACGAATAGTTTATAGCTGAATTTGGTAAAGCATAAGTTCTGCAGGATCCTTCGGAATTTTAATGTTCTCTATGTGCTCAAAACCCAGTTTCTCTAATAACTTTTGTGAACCCGTATTATCAAGTCTGGTAATTGCCTGTAAAGCTTTCAAGCTGAAGATATTTTTAGCTGCTTTAACCAGCGTGGTAGTAGCTTCAGAAGCATAGCCTTTTCCCTCGTATTCTGGAAGAAAAGCGAAACCCAGATCAATCTCCTGAAGGCCTTCCCGATCATATAAACCACAGGCGCCAATCTTTACATTATCTACTTTTCGAATCACACAATAATTAGAAAATCCCAGTTTATATAATTGCGGCAGCATCCTGTCTTTAATATAATTTCTGGCATCTTCAATATTACGCAGATTGCGATCTCCAATATACTGAAGCGATTTGGGAGAATTGTAAAGCTGGAAAATAAAAGCAGCATCATGCAGAGACATAGGTCTCAACAATAATCGCTCAGTTTCAAAGCTTCGAAATTCTCCCAATTAGCCAGGTTTTTATTTTACTTCAAAAGTAGATTCTGTAGTGGAGCCGTTCAGTTCGAGAATCATTTTATAAGAGCCTTTTGGAATATAGAATTTCTCGTCCTCAGCTTTAGAAATACTGGTTTTATCGTCCTGCTTTTCTAGTTTTTTAGCTGAATCTTCTGTAATACTAAGATCATAAGAACCAGTATTGAAGCCTTTGTCTGCCTCGATATCCATCGATTGCAGGGTAGTTCCATCTTCAGTCTGTATCTTTAATTTTCCATTTCCTTCCTTCGAAGTATAATAGGTAAATCCAAGTTCAGGAGTATAAGGATCCATCCATTTGCTATAGGAATTCCCCCATCTGTTACTGAACCTGATCTCCTTTTCCGAAGAAATAGTTAGCGCAGATTTGATATCGTCCATATTCATCGCTGCAATTGCGGAAATATCTGCGATATAAAGGGATCGACCATGAGTTCCCACAACCAGATCCTGTTCTTCTTCCTGAACTCGAAGATCGTGAACTGCTACATTAGGAAAATTGGTGCTAAATGCCTGCCAGCTATCTCCACGATCCAGGCTTACATAAAGTCCATTATCTGTTCCTAAAAAAAGTACATTCTCATTGGATGGGTCTTCCCGAATCACATTTACAGATGATGTTGGTAAATTCGCGCTGATGTCTTTCCAGTTCTTTCCGGAATCTTCAGAGACATATACATAAGGCTTAAAATCATCAGATCTGTAACCATTTAAACTGGCATAAACACGATCCTTAGAATGTTCAGAAGCGATCACACGCGAAACCCAAAGGTCCTGCGGAAGATCGGAACTCAGTAGTTTCCAATCTGCGCCGGCATTGTCACTTCCGTAGATATAACCATCATCACTTCCTGTATAAAGTTTTCCGAATTGAAATGGAGATTCAGAAATTGTAGCCAGAGTTCCATAAGGTACATTTCCATCTTTGCCACCACCGGTTAAATCTTTGGAAATACTGGTCCAGCTTTCCCCCTGATCCATACTGCGCATCAACTTATTTCCACCCATATAAAGGATGTCCTGGTTATGAGAAGATAGAAGAATGGGCGTTTGCCAGTTGTAGCGATAAGGACTTTCGCCCAACTCGTGTTTTGGATGTATATAAAGACGCTCGCCAGTTTCTCTGTTTATTCTAAAATAATTTCCAAACTGAAAACCGGTATAAACGATATCAGAATTTCTGGAATCGATCTCCACCTGCATTCCATCACCACCCATAATACTTTTGTAATTATAGTCTCCTGAAGCGGCCCATCCATTGCTTTCAGTGTTCGTGTGTGGTCCAACCCATACGCCGTTATCCTGAAGCCCGCCATATACGTTATACGGCTTTTCATTGTCTACATTGACCGTGTAAAATTGCCCAACTGAAGGTGAATTGTTTTTCACCCAGTTTTCACCATCATCATAGGAAATATTGATTCCGCCGTCATTCCCGTCGATTAGATGTCCGCTTTTTTCTGGGTTGATCCATAAAGCATGGTGATCTGCATGTACATTTTGAGCATCGATAGAAGTAAAGGTTTTACCTCCATCTTTGGATTTTAGGATAGGCACTCCATATATATAGATCGCATTTTTATCCTGAGGATCCACATGTACCATCCCAAAATAATAACCATAACTATAATAAAGATCATCAAGGTAATCCTCATGGGTGATCTTCCAAGTCTTCCCGGCATCTGTACTTTTATAGACCTGGGCTCCAATTACGGGCGTATCAAAAAGTTGAGTATTGGCATCTTCCAGGTACGTGGCCAGATCCTGCGGTTTTGCCTCATCTTTCCGGATCATTTCCTTTACTTTCTCTGCGGAATATTTTTTCTGAAAATCATTAGATCGCAGGTAAGTTTCTAATTCTTTATCATCAAGCTTCAGAAAAGCAGATTTCTTCATATTTCTGAAATCATCTTTTTTAAGTCCGCTTTTATCTGAAGATTTTTTGTCTTCAGACTTTCTTCGATCCTGATTATCTACTATCGCGTAGATCGTATTGGAATCGTAGACAGAAAGACCAATTCTTCCTACTCCGTCGCCTGTTGGAAATCCGGAAGCTTCCGTAGAGATCTTTGTCCAGCTATCCCCGGCATCGGTACTTTTATAAATTCCACTGTTTTTACCACTTTCTCTAAAATCCCATGCTTTACGATCCTTGTCCCAGGCAGCCGCGTACATTTCGTTGTAGTTTTGAGGATTTACGGCCACATCGATGATCCCGGTTTGCTCATTTATGAAGAGGTTTTTGTTCCAGGTTTTTCCACCATCTGTAGTTTTATAGATCCCTCGTTCATTGTTCGAGGAGTAGAGGTGACCAGTTACACCCACTACCACTTCATCAGGATTTTCAGGATTAATTAGAATTCGACTGATATGATGTGAATCTGGAAGACCCATGAATTCCCAGGTTTCTCCCTGGTCTGCCGACTTCAATAAACCTATCCCGGCGTAGGAAGAACGGGAAGCATTCACCTCACCGGTTCCAACCCAGATCGTACCAGAATTCCAGTCTACAGCGATATCGCCAATATTTTGCGAAGGACTGTTGTCCATCACCGGCATAAATGAAATCCCGTTATTATTAGTGTACCAAAGACCGCCGGTTGCATAAGCTGCATAGAATTCGGTTGGATCTTCGGGATTCACCGCAAAATCTGTGATTCGTCCACTCATTACGCTAGGTCCAATATTCTGGAGCGGAATGTTCTTTACGATGGATTGCTGGTGAAGTTCCTGTTTTTGTTCGAAGCCTTTTTGTAAAGCTTCTCCGCTAGTAGCAGTTTGTTGTGCAATAATAGGAGAGATCCCTATCAAAAAAGCACCAAGAAAATGGTAAGTTCTTTTCATAATTTATTTTGTAATGCTTAAAAATAGCAAAACCCGCGCATACCCAAAATTTTAAACGCCTTTAATGGCTTTTGGAGTCAAATCCCTTAATTTTGAAGAAATTGAAAAATACTGTTTATGAAATATGATCGAATAGATTCGAAACTCTTTATAAAGAACCGTAAGAACTTTATGGACAAGATGAAGTCTAAAAGTCTGGCGGTTTTTAATTCAAATGATATTTATCCAATTGGGGCAGACAGCACGATGCCATTTCAGCAAAACAGAGACCTCTTTTATTTAAGTGGAGTAGATCAGGATGAGAGTATCCTGGTCCTGTTTCCAGATGCTCCGGAAGAGAAGCACAGGGAAATCCTGTTTCTGACTGAAACGAATGAACATATTGCGGTTTGGGAAGGAGCTAAACTTACTAAAGAAGATGCGTTTGATGTGAGTGGTATTCGCACAGTTTACTGGATGAAAGACTTTGAAAAAGTATTTTTTGAAGTAATGACTCAGTGCGATACGGTATACTTAAATACAAATGAGCACTATCGCGCCAATCATGATACCCAGACCAGGGATGATCGTTTTATCAAGTGGTGTAAGGATAAATATCCTGCTCACCAGGTGGCGAAAGCTAACCCGATCCTGCAAAGGCTAAGGTCTGTCAAAGATCCTATCGAACTTGATCTAATGCAGAAAGCATGTAACATTACTGAAAAAGCTTTCCGCAGAACTTTAGGTTTTGTAAAGCCTGGAGTTTGGGAATACGAGATCGAAGCGGAGTATTATCATGAAATGATTCGTAACAGGTCCAAAGGTTTTGCATATACACCAATTATCGCCAGCGGTAACAGTGCCAATGTTTTGCATTACGTTGAAAATAATAGACAGTGTAAAGCGGGTGACCTTATCCTTCTTGATACAGGAGCAGAATATGCTAATTATTCCAGTGATCTAAGTAGAACCATTCCAGTTTCAGGTCGATATTCAGATCGCCAGAAGGAGGTTTACAATGCTGTAAATAAGGTAAAAAAGGAAGCAACCAAAATGCTGGTTCCGGGAACTATGTGGAAAGAATATCATGTTGAGGTTGGTAAGATGATGACTTCTGAATTACTTGCGCTGGGACTTCTGGACAAAGCAGATGTTCAGAATGAAGATCCAGACTGGCCGGCATACAAGAAATATTTTATGCACGGTACTTCCCATCATATCGGGCTGGATACTCATGACTACGGAATTTTGACAGAACCTATGGAAGCAAACCAGGTATTTACCGTAGAACCGGGAATCTACCTTCCTGATGAAGGCTTCGGAATTCGTCTGGAAGATGATGTAGTGATCCAGGAAAAAGGAGAGCCTTTCAATCTAATGGGAAATATCCCGATCGAGATCGAAGAAATCGAGGAGATAATGAATTCTTAGAAAAGTATTTAGAAACTGAAGTTTAGAAATACCGTGAATACCAGACTGCAAATCCTGGGATTCACGGTATTTTAATTTTACACTATTATGAAACTACAATATAAAGACAACGAGATAATTTATACGATTACAGGAACTGGAAACACGAACATTCCTTTGGTCTTGCTCCATGGTTTCTTGGAAGATATGACAATCTGGGATCAGTTCATTGAAGGCCTGGGAGAGGAACGGCAAATTATTTGCATAGACTTACCCGGTCATGGAAGGTCAAAAGATTTTTCAGGATCGCATAGTATGCAGGAAATGGCAAATATTGTAGCTGCTGTTCTAAAAGATATTGGAGTACAACAAGTTAGCCTAGCAGGTCATAGTATGGGTGGCTATGTTGGTTTGGAATTCCTCGATAATTTTCCTATGATGTTGAAAGATATCATGTTGATAAATTCTACACCTGCTGAAGATACTGTAGAACGAAAAAAAATTCGGGACAGATCTATAGATATTGTGGAGACCAACAAGGATGCTTTTATAAGTATGGCAATTTCCAATTTGTTTTCTGCGGAAAGTCGGGTAGTTTTTAAGGATGAAATTGATCGCTTAAAACAAGCTGCTTACAGGCTGAATATTGAAAATATACAGCAAACGCTGAAAGCGATGCGAGATCGAAAAGATCATACTGCAAGTTTGAAAAAATTTAAAGGAGGTAAGATGATTGTTGCCGGTGAGGATGATACGCTAATCGAAATTGCTGATATTCAGAAGATGGCAAGAACAACGAATTCAGATTTGATCATTCTTGAAAAGGGTCATAATTCCTGGATGGAAATGTCAGAAAAATTATACAAAACCATGCTTTTTATCGATTAATTTAACCTTTTAATCGAAACATTAACTTTTTTTTATACTTTAGAGTCTTAGAAATCAGAAATTTATACACCTATGAATAAAAAACACTTTAGCTCGTTCTCTATTACAAAGGTTCAATGCAACTTGTTTAGTCATAAATTAAAAGTTTCTAAAAACATCACGAACCATGTTCACGAATACCAATGCTGCAGATGCGGCATGGAAATGACCGATACGGCTGACGGACTACTCGCAAGACTTACACCAAAATTCAAAGAAACCAACGCCTATCTGGCAAAAATCCATCAGAAACGACAGCAGGCTTTTTACGCGGAAGCTTCTTAGCAGTTTCAGTTTAGTTCGCTGCTACTTCTGATCTGTATTTTTAGAATATCTCTCTTTCTGGCTAAATCAAGATAAAAATACTGTATTGACTTGTTCAATAATAGCCTGTACCCAACCAAATAAGATGATAACATACTGGCCGAAAAGCCGTTTCGGAAATTAATCTTCTTCCTTATCCATTGAATTCCAACCTCTGGCGATTAGTGGTAATTTTTGATTTGCGCGGG from Christiangramia sp. OXR-203 harbors:
- a CDS encoding alpha/beta hydrolase → MKLQYKDNEIIYTITGTGNTNIPLVLLHGFLEDMTIWDQFIEGLGEERQIICIDLPGHGRSKDFSGSHSMQEMANIVAAVLKDIGVQQVSLAGHSMGGYVGLEFLDNFPMMLKDIMLINSTPAEDTVERKKIRDRSIDIVETNKDAFISMAISNLFSAESRVVFKDEIDRLKQAAYRLNIENIQQTLKAMRDRKDHTASLKKFKGGKMIVAGEDDTLIEIADIQKMARTTNSDLIILEKGHNSWMEMSEKLYKTMLFID
- a CDS encoding GNAT family N-acetyltransferase, encoding MGEFRSFETERLLLRPMSLHDAAFIFQLYNSPKSLQYIGDRNLRNIEDARNYIKDRMLPQLYKLGFSNYCVIRKVDNVKIGACGLYDREGLQEIDLGFAFLPEYEGKGYASEATTTLVKAAKNIFSLKALQAITRLDNTGSQKLLEKLGFEHIENIKIPKDPAELMLYQIQL
- a CDS encoding VPS10 domain-containing protein, whose protein sequence is MKRTYHFLGAFLIGISPIIAQQTATSGEALQKGFEQKQELHQQSIVKNIPLQNIGPSVMSGRITDFAVNPEDPTEFYAAYATGGLWYTNNNGISFMPVMDNSPSQNIGDIAVDWNSGTIWVGTGEVNASRSSYAGIGLLKSADQGETWEFMGLPDSHHISRILINPENPDEVVVGVTGHLYSSNNERGIYKTTDGGKTWNKNLFINEQTGIIDVAVNPQNYNEMYAAAWDKDRKAWDFRESGKNSGIYKSTDAGDSWTKISTEASGFPTGDGVGRIGLSVYDSNTIYAIVDNQDRRKSEDKKSSDKSGLKKDDFRNMKKSAFLKLDDKELETYLRSNDFQKKYSAEKVKEMIRKDEAKPQDLATYLEDANTQLFDTPVIGAQVYKSTDAGKTWKITHEDYLDDLYYSYGYYFGMVHVDPQDKNAIYIYGVPILKSKDGGKTFTSIDAQNVHADHHALWINPEKSGHLIDGNDGGINISYDDGENWVKNNSPSVGQFYTVNVDNEKPYNVYGGLQDNGVWVGPHTNTESNGWAASGDYNYKSIMGGDGMQVEIDSRNSDIVYTGFQFGNYFRINRETGERLYIHPKHELGESPYRYNWQTPILLSSHNQDILYMGGNKLMRSMDQGESWTSISKDLTGGGKDGNVPYGTLATISESPFQFGKLYTGSDDGYIYGSDNAGADWKLLSSDLPQDLWVSRVIASEHSKDRVYASLNGYRSDDFKPYVYVSEDSGKNWKDISANLPTSSVNVIREDPSNENVLFLGTDNGLYVSLDRGDSWQAFSTNFPNVAVHDLRVQEEEQDLVVGTHGRSLYIADISAIAAMNMDDIKSALTISSEKEIRFSNRWGNSYSKWMDPYTPELGFTYYTSKEGNGKLKIQTEDGTTLQSMDIEADKGFNTGSYDLSITEDSAKKLEKQDDKTSISKAEDEKFYIPKGSYKMILELNGSTTESTFEVK
- a CDS encoding aminopeptidase P family protein; this encodes MKYDRIDSKLFIKNRKNFMDKMKSKSLAVFNSNDIYPIGADSTMPFQQNRDLFYLSGVDQDESILVLFPDAPEEKHREILFLTETNEHIAVWEGAKLTKEDAFDVSGIRTVYWMKDFEKVFFEVMTQCDTVYLNTNEHYRANHDTQTRDDRFIKWCKDKYPAHQVAKANPILQRLRSVKDPIELDLMQKACNITEKAFRRTLGFVKPGVWEYEIEAEYYHEMIRNRSKGFAYTPIIASGNSANVLHYVENNRQCKAGDLILLDTGAEYANYSSDLSRTIPVSGRYSDRQKEVYNAVNKVKKEATKMLVPGTMWKEYHVEVGKMMTSELLALGLLDKADVQNEDPDWPAYKKYFMHGTSHHIGLDTHDYGILTEPMEANQVFTVEPGIYLPDEGFGIRLEDDVVIQEKGEPFNLMGNIPIEIEEIEEIMNS
- a CDS encoding chaperone modulator CbpM encodes the protein MKEEDLIPAEEICIRYQVERQFVTSLKDSGIIEIVTVQETEYIHCDHLAQFEKMHRLHEELEINIQGLEAISHLLGKVEQLQSENIRLKNRLGLYE